A single Candidatus Anaeroferrophillus wilburensis DNA region contains:
- a CDS encoding 4Fe-4S dicluster domain-containing protein, giving the protein MNGISRRGFFKVVAGGSALALAPKKSAFGMAEFDGYPESMGVLVDLTRCIGCRTCEAACNREHGLPEPDLPFNDLSVFDQTFHGGTQKRRTDDGAFTVVNRYDTKTAGGPVYRKIQCNHCKEPACLTSCFVSAYKKTKEGAVIYNPDVCVGCRMCMVACPFGIPAYSYDSALHPEVIKCNFCYDNRLKHGKPPACVEACPQEALTFGHRNTLVKTAHERIRANPEKYVDHVYGETEVGGTSWMYLSGVPFDQLGFNTSLQHHPILDNTKSFLGIVPMVLGIWPAMFMGFHLLATGGKKEEENKKSQHRGEVHEE; this is encoded by the coding sequence ATGAATGGTATAAGCCGGAGAGGATTCTTCAAGGTGGTCGCTGGTGGCAGCGCCTTGGCGTTGGCCCCCAAGAAAAGCGCCTTTGGTATGGCGGAGTTTGATGGTTATCCGGAGAGCATGGGAGTATTGGTAGACCTTACACGCTGCATCGGTTGCCGGACCTGCGAGGCAGCGTGCAACAGGGAGCATGGCCTTCCTGAGCCCGACCTTCCCTTTAACGACCTCTCGGTTTTCGACCAGACCTTCCATGGAGGAACCCAGAAACGCAGAACGGATGATGGTGCATTCACCGTCGTCAACCGGTATGACACTAAAACTGCTGGAGGACCGGTCTATCGGAAAATCCAGTGCAACCATTGCAAGGAACCGGCCTGCCTGACCTCATGTTTTGTCAGCGCTTACAAGAAAACAAAAGAGGGGGCGGTTATTTATAACCCCGATGTCTGTGTCGGTTGCAGAATGTGCATGGTCGCCTGTCCCTTCGGGATCCCGGCATACTCCTATGACAGCGCTTTGCATCCAGAAGTAATAAAATGTAACTTCTGCTACGACAACCGGCTGAAACATGGAAAACCGCCCGCGTGTGTGGAGGCTTGCCCCCAGGAGGCCCTGACGTTCGGCCACCGGAACACCCTTGTCAAGACCGCCCATGAACGCATTCGGGCAAACCCCGAAAAGTATGTCGACCATGTGTATGGGGAAACAGAGGTTGGCGGCACATCCTGGATGTACCTGTCAGGCGTTCCCTTTGATCAGCTTGGCTTCAACACCAGCCTGCAGCACCATCCGATCCTGGATAACACCAAGAGTTTCCTTGGCATCGTACCGATGGTTCTGGGTATCTGGCCTGCCATGTTCATGGGATTTCATCTCCTGGCAACCGGGGGAAAGAAAGAGGAAGAGAACAAAAAGTCTCAACATAGAGGGGAGGTGCACGAAGAATGA
- a CDS encoding response regulator gives MHLLLIADRDEETRSRIVGFFNGSEYKVIEADSVDVVLRNILKKEASVILLGSEFDGLKAMEIIPLLKRCNQKLTIILISNEESLSLIRRFRKEGIFYHALKPVNGDDRDELRQVVQCAFHNTTDRRLSQKSPTGEL, from the coding sequence ATGCATCTTCTTCTTATAGCCGACAGGGATGAAGAAACTCGCAGTCGGATCGTCGGATTTTTCAACGGCAGCGAGTATAAGGTCATCGAGGCGGATTCCGTGGATGTTGTTCTTCGTAATATCCTCAAAAAAGAAGCCAGTGTCATTCTGTTGGGAAGCGAGTTTGACGGGTTAAAGGCAATGGAAATAATCCCCCTCTTAAAGAGGTGCAACCAGAAATTAACCATTATCCTCATATCAAATGAGGAGTCCCTCTCCCTTATCCGCAGATTTCGTAAAGAGGGGATATTCTATCACGCTTTAAAGCCGGTAAACGGCGATGACCGGGATGAACTCAGACAGGTGGTTCAATGTGCCTTTCATAACACAACGGACAGAAGGCTGTCCCAAAAAAGTCCCACCGGGGAACTCTAA
- a CDS encoding HAMP domain-containing protein, protein MFNSFASKAIIPVALSLTGFVIVCSLILYSSIREGFLRDAVRQETSLADTVVSSTRYTMMTDDRESLYHIIDSVGAQKGIEHLRIFNKEGVIMFSSDPGELNKVVDKTTAGCIECHSGPEPAERLGSMQLARRFVNGKNNNVLAITAPIYNDAHCSAGDCHFHPDHQKVLGTLDIGLSTASLDSSLLALRLKMVVFCVMVLILSVGGISALLRRNLLAPINNLIDYVRNVSGGSMDNDFPKGISEIETLGQIYHEMAKEKHHAETELIKIRKADSLPKRKGG, encoded by the coding sequence ATGTTCAACAGCTTTGCTTCCAAAGCAATCATCCCAGTGGCGCTTTCCCTGACTGGTTTTGTTATCGTCTGCAGCCTCATCCTTTATTCCTCTATTAGAGAGGGTTTTCTGAGGGACGCGGTACGGCAGGAAACCAGCCTTGCCGATACGGTCGTCAGCTCAACCCGCTACACTATGATGACTGATGACCGGGAAAGCCTCTACCATATCATTGACAGTGTCGGAGCCCAAAAGGGAATCGAGCATCTCCGCATTTTTAATAAAGAGGGGGTTATCATGTTTTCCTCGGACCCCGGAGAGCTGAACAAGGTCGTAGACAAAACGACAGCCGGATGCATCGAATGCCACAGCGGTCCCGAGCCTGCGGAACGTTTGGGCTCCATGCAGCTGGCAAGGCGCTTCGTCAATGGCAAGAATAACAACGTGCTGGCCATCACCGCCCCGATCTATAACGATGCACACTGTTCAGCAGGTGACTGTCACTTTCACCCCGACCACCAGAAAGTTCTTGGCACCCTGGACATCGGCCTGTCGACCGCTTCTCTGGATAGCAGCCTGCTGGCCCTGCGCTTGAAAATGGTCGTCTTCTGCGTCATGGTTCTCATCTTATCTGTAGGCGGAATCAGTGCTCTCCTCAGGCGAAACCTGCTGGCACCAATAAACAATCTGATTGACTATGTAAGAAATGTTTCCGGGGGGAGCATGGATAATGATTTCCCCAAGGGGATCAGCGAGATCGAGACCCTTGGACAGATATACCATGAGATGGCCAAGGAAAAACATCATGCTGAAACGGAATTGATAAAAATCAGGAAAGCTGATAGCCTACCTAAAAGAAAGGGTGGCTAA
- the nrfD gene encoding polysulfide reductase NrfD produces MNRLMEKGFRPIDSLNDPDNGHRWSLSQKLLLGLSPRDYFRQVLRNPFNWVLFLIFAIGLPLIVYRYANGLGSVMHGSCDYPWGLFLGFGLFCMVPLSASGFLLGTAVELFGQKKFKPILNLALLNGLLGYFFAVVNLLVDLGCPWRLYYPMFVSWGTAAVLFLVGWHVATYLSVQIMEVSEAFFEWIGWPTAKKFIHAGTIGLTVAGIILSTLHQGALGTLLTYAPAKVHPLWYSQEFLWIFYLCSSVFAGLCMVIAVSTIVEKTMAWRCSRDFLDHLGSITIGLAKGATMALVTYFVIKLIGIAHDNEWSYLTTGWGSWFMLEIFLGVVLPIILFSVAIRKNSVGLVRFTAFLTIVGLIMNRLNTALISFNWNLYPEIPHPYELMITITIFTMFIAVYRFILYRLPILYSWKAAPEKVLVASPVKNRAPVFIEDSAEGAWARPSGRP; encoded by the coding sequence ATGAACCGACTTATGGAAAAAGGCTTTAGGCCGATTGACTCTCTGAACGATCCGGATAATGGTCACCGGTGGAGTTTATCGCAGAAACTGCTGCTGGGATTATCTCCTAGAGATTACTTCCGGCAGGTTCTGCGCAACCCCTTCAACTGGGTATTATTTCTGATCTTTGCCATCGGCCTGCCTCTTATTGTCTACCGGTACGCCAACGGCCTGGGCAGCGTTATGCACGGCAGCTGCGATTATCCATGGGGACTTTTCCTGGGCTTCGGGCTTTTCTGCATGGTCCCCCTTTCCGCCTCGGGGTTTCTCCTCGGCACTGCGGTGGAGCTGTTCGGCCAGAAAAAATTCAAACCAATCCTGAATCTGGCGTTGCTCAACGGCTTGTTGGGATATTTCTTTGCGGTTGTCAACCTTCTGGTGGACCTTGGTTGTCCATGGCGGCTCTATTACCCCATGTTTGTCTCCTGGGGTACAGCAGCCGTTCTCTTTCTGGTTGGCTGGCATGTTGCGACCTACCTTTCTGTGCAGATAATGGAAGTTTCCGAGGCATTTTTTGAATGGATCGGCTGGCCCACCGCGAAGAAATTTATCCATGCAGGAACCATCGGCCTGACGGTGGCGGGGATCATTCTTTCCACCCTCCACCAAGGAGCCCTGGGAACCCTCCTGACCTATGCGCCGGCAAAGGTGCACCCCCTTTGGTACTCACAGGAATTTCTCTGGATATTCTACCTCTGTTCCTCGGTCTTCGCGGGTCTTTGCATGGTCATCGCAGTAAGTACCATCGTGGAAAAGACCATGGCCTGGCGCTGCAGCAGGGATTTTTTGGACCATCTCGGATCCATTACCATCGGCCTAGCCAAAGGCGCCACCATGGCCTTGGTAACCTACTTTGTTATCAAGCTTATCGGCATCGCCCATGACAACGAGTGGTCCTACCTGACCACCGGATGGGGCAGTTGGTTTATGCTGGAAATCTTTCTGGGAGTTGTACTGCCCATCATCCTGTTCTCCGTCGCTATCAGGAAAAACAGCGTCGGCCTGGTCCGGTTTACCGCTTTTCTTACCATCGTGGGTTTAATCATGAACCGGTTGAATACCGCTCTTATCAGTTTCAACTGGAACCTCTACCCGGAGATTCCCCATCCGTACGAATTGATGATCACCATAACCATCTTTACCATGTTCATAGCAGTCTATCGCTTTATCCTCTATCGGCTGCCCATTCTGTATTCATGGAAAGCAGCACCGGAAAAGGTGCTGGTAGCCAGCCCAGTCAAAAATCGGGCACCGGTATTCATCGAAGACAGCGCGGAAGGAGCCTGGGCCCGGCCTAGTGGCCGACCCTAG
- a CDS encoding cytochrome c3 family protein, with product MKSRKRWILGGMIVALVFLAAPAFGTADEPPASVLLDSLSHLYYGADFNHDQHVEIADDCSVCHHHRFGKGVEDEQCARCHADSEGTSAVVCRDCHVQEPFTGQHIGKMEADPNRYHIDMTGLKGAYHLRCFTCHATMGAPTACEDCHEMTDEGEQFYHSGKYAPVGGGVGGRHE from the coding sequence ATGAAAAGTAGAAAAAGATGGATACTGGGAGGGATGATCGTCGCACTGGTTTTTCTTGCCGCTCCGGCTTTCGGTACTGCTGATGAGCCACCGGCATCCGTGCTGTTAGACTCCCTCTCCCACCTTTACTATGGGGCTGACTTCAACCATGATCAGCATGTGGAGATCGCCGACGATTGTTCGGTCTGCCACCATCATCGGTTCGGAAAAGGTGTCGAGGATGAACAATGTGCCAGATGCCATGCCGATAGTGAAGGAACATCTGCCGTGGTCTGCAGGGATTGCCATGTCCAAGAGCCGTTTACCGGCCAGCATATCGGGAAGATGGAGGCTGATCCGAATCGCTACCATATCGACATGACGGGTCTGAAAGGCGCCTATCATCTGAGGTGCTTCACCTGCCATGCTACGATGGGAGCACCAACAGCGTGCGAGGATTGCCACGAAATGACTGACGAAGGCGAACAATTCTACCATTCCGGCAAGTATGCGCCGGTGGGAGGTGGAGTTGGCGGTCGACATGAGTAG